A region from the Gossypium hirsutum isolate 1008001.06 chromosome A08, Gossypium_hirsutum_v2.1, whole genome shotgun sequence genome encodes:
- the LOC107932809 gene encoding kinesin-like protein KIN-13B isoform X2, whose protein sequence is MNVVGRRIGKQNSTAHHQRQHSDDFIRSAFNGKCLQSSDFRYSQIYGGKRVSKKSPEPAALPISSRSFSLRMNGDKYVSPEPAAAAPPISSRSMSLRMNGDKYVAYSELSPSLLDLYSFDTELLPEAYNIYEGYGLQKSAQGKSFNDFDPYQSTDRFSNRARGMAENNVLKSISVDKERAYNVAKIKVVVRKRPLNKKEVAKKEEDIITILSNSNSLAVHEKKLKVDLTEYVEKHEFLFDAVLNEDVSNEKVYSETVEPIVPLIFNRTKATCFAYGQTGSGKTYTMQPLPLKASQDILRLMYHSYRNQGFQLFVSFFEIYGGKVFDLLNDRRKLFMREDGKQQVCIVGLQQYKVLDVETIKELIERGNATRSTGTTGANEESSRSHAILQLAIKRSADGSEKKPAKLVGKISFIDLAGSERGADTTDNDKQTRMEGAEINKSLLALKECIRALDNDQGHIPFRGSKLTEVLRDSFVGDSRTVMISCISPSSGSCEHTLNTLRYADRVKSLSKGNNAAKKDSLSSSSNLRDSTALPLASSLPTDTFEDIIPDNKPRWSDRIERDMSPFKVDRVASGRVEGNVSVTYPDYYMGQKSGLNRLAEDDLDHSEETNSDDDLNALLKEEEDLVSAHRRQVEHTIEIVREEMNLLAEADQPGNQLDNYISKLSAILSHKAAGILQLQNRLARFQKRLNEYNVLISSGI, encoded by the exons ATGAACGTCGTAGGAAGACGGATCGGAAAACAGAATTCGACGGCGCACCACCAACGACAACACTCCGATGACTTCATCCGCTCTGCGTTTAACGGAAAATGTCTTCAGTCCTCCGATTTCCGTTATTCTCAG ATTTATGGCGGGAAAAGAGTGAGCAAGAAGTCACCGGAGCCGGCGGCACTTCCGATTTCTTCTAGATCGTTTAGCCTGAGGATGAATGGTGATAAATACGTGTCGCCGGAGCCAGCGGCGGCGGCACCGCCTATTTCTTCTAGATCGATGAGTTTGAGGATGAACGGTGATAAATACGTGGCGTACAGTGAGCTCAGCCCCAGCTTACTGGATTTGTATTCATTTGATACTGAGCTACTTCCTGAG GCTTATAACATATATGAAGGATACGGGCTTCAAAAATCTGCTCAAGGTAAAAGTTTTAATGATTTCGACCCGTATCAATCGACCGACAGATTTTCAAACAGAGCACGAGGAATGGCTGAGAATAACGTTCTAAAAAGCATCTCTGTAGATAAAGAAAGAGCTTACAATGTTGCAAAGATTAAAGTTGTG GTGCGCAAGAGACCATTGAATAAAAAGGAAGTGGCAAAGAAAGAAGAAGATATTATTACTATACTGTCAAATTCCAATTCACTAGCAGTTCACGAGAAAAAGCTAAAG GTTGACCTGACAGAATATGTTGAAAAGCATGAGTTTCTTTTTGATGCTGTGCTGAATGAAGATGTTAGCAATGAGAAG GTGTATTCCGAGACTGTTGAGCCGATAGTTCCACTAATTTTCAATCGAACAAAAGCTACTTGTTTTGCATATGGCCAAACAG GAAGTGGAAAGACGTATACTATGCAACCACTGCCTCTAAAAGCATCACAAGATATATTAAGATTAATGTACCATTCATATAGGAACCAAGGTTTCCAACTCTTTGTTAGTTTCTTCGAGATATATGGCGGGAAAGTCTTCGATCTCCTTAATGATCGGAG AAAACTTTTCATGAGAGAAGATGGTAAACAACAGGTATGTATTGTAGGTTTGCAACAGTACAAGGTATTAGATGTCGAAACGATCAAAGAGTTAATCGAGAGAGGTAACGCGACTAGAAGTACCGGCACCACGGGAGCAAACGAAGAATCCTCGAGGTCGCATGCAATTCTTCAGCTTGCCATCAAGAGATCAGCTGATGGGAGTGAAAAGAAACCGGCTAAACTTGTGGGGAAGATTTCTTTTATCGACCTTGCTGGAAGCGAGCGCGGTGCTGATACGACTGATAACGACAAACAGACGAG AATGGAAGGAGCTGAAATTAATAAAAGTTTACTTGCTTTAAAAGAATGCATTAGAGCTCTTGATAATGATCAAGGACACATTCCTTTCAGAGGAAGTAAGCTGACTGAAGTTCTTAGAGATTCATTTGTCGGCGACTCGCGTACAGTTATGATATCATGTATTTCACCAAGCTCAGGGTCGTGTGAACATACCTTGAATACACTCAGATATGCTGATCG GGTGAAGAGCCTATCGAAAGGGAACAATGCAGCCAAGAAGGATTCGCTATCTTCATCTTCGAATCTTCGGGACTCGACCGCATTGCCCTTGGCTTCATCTTTACCAACTGATACCTTTGAGGACATCATACCTGATAACAAACCTCGATGGTCTGACCGGATTGAAAGAGATATGTCTCCTTTTAAAGTCGACCGTGTTGCTAGTGGAAGGGTAGAAGGAAATGTGTCCGTAACATATCCGGATTATTACATGGGCCAGAAAAGTGGTCTGAACCGACTGGCCGAGGATGATTTGGATCACTCTGAGGAGACTAATTCAGATGATGATCTAAATGCCCTGTTGAAG GAAGAGGAAGACCTCGTATCCGCTCATCGAAGGCAAGTGGAGCACACAATAGAGATTGTTCGAGAG GAGATGAATCTGCTAGCTGAAGCTGACCAACCAGGCAATCAGTTGGATAACTATATCTCTAAATTAAGTGCCATTCTTTCACACAAGGCTGCAGGCATTTTACAATTGCAGAACCGATTGGCTCGGTTCCAAAAGCGTTTAAACGAATACAACGTTTTAATATCTTCCGGCATTTGA
- the LOC107932809 gene encoding kinesin-like protein KIN-13B isoform X1: MSSVLRFPLFSGVEIYGGKRVSKKSPEPAALPISSRSFSLRMNGDKYVSPEPAAAAPPISSRSMSLRMNGDKYVAYSELSPSLLDLYSFDTELLPEAYNIYEGYGLQKSAQGKSFNDFDPYQSTDRFSNRARGMAENNVLKSISVDKERAYNVAKIKVVVRKRPLNKKEVAKKEEDIITILSNSNSLAVHEKKLKVDLTEYVEKHEFLFDAVLNEDVSNEKVYSETVEPIVPLIFNRTKATCFAYGQTGSGKTYTMQPLPLKASQDILRLMYHSYRNQGFQLFVSFFEIYGGKVFDLLNDRRKLFMREDGKQQVCIVGLQQYKVLDVETIKELIERGNATRSTGTTGANEESSRSHAILQLAIKRSADGSEKKPAKLVGKISFIDLAGSERGADTTDNDKQTRMEGAEINKSLLALKECIRALDNDQGHIPFRGSKLTEVLRDSFVGDSRTVMISCISPSSGSCEHTLNTLRYADRVKSLSKGNNAAKKDSLSSSSNLRDSTALPLASSLPTDTFEDIIPDNKPRWSDRIERDMSPFKVDRVASGRVEGNVSVTYPDYYMGQKSGLNRLAEDDLDHSEETNSDDDLNALLKEEEDLVSAHRRQVEHTIEIVREEMNLLAEADQPGNQLDNYISKLSAILSHKAAGILQLQNRLARFQKRLNEYNVLISSGI, encoded by the exons ATGTCTTCAGTCCTCCGATTTCCGTTATTCTCAG GAGTCGAGATTTATGGCGGGAAAAGAGTGAGCAAGAAGTCACCGGAGCCGGCGGCACTTCCGATTTCTTCTAGATCGTTTAGCCTGAGGATGAATGGTGATAAATACGTGTCGCCGGAGCCAGCGGCGGCGGCACCGCCTATTTCTTCTAGATCGATGAGTTTGAGGATGAACGGTGATAAATACGTGGCGTACAGTGAGCTCAGCCCCAGCTTACTGGATTTGTATTCATTTGATACTGAGCTACTTCCTGAG GCTTATAACATATATGAAGGATACGGGCTTCAAAAATCTGCTCAAGGTAAAAGTTTTAATGATTTCGACCCGTATCAATCGACCGACAGATTTTCAAACAGAGCACGAGGAATGGCTGAGAATAACGTTCTAAAAAGCATCTCTGTAGATAAAGAAAGAGCTTACAATGTTGCAAAGATTAAAGTTGTG GTGCGCAAGAGACCATTGAATAAAAAGGAAGTGGCAAAGAAAGAAGAAGATATTATTACTATACTGTCAAATTCCAATTCACTAGCAGTTCACGAGAAAAAGCTAAAG GTTGACCTGACAGAATATGTTGAAAAGCATGAGTTTCTTTTTGATGCTGTGCTGAATGAAGATGTTAGCAATGAGAAG GTGTATTCCGAGACTGTTGAGCCGATAGTTCCACTAATTTTCAATCGAACAAAAGCTACTTGTTTTGCATATGGCCAAACAG GAAGTGGAAAGACGTATACTATGCAACCACTGCCTCTAAAAGCATCACAAGATATATTAAGATTAATGTACCATTCATATAGGAACCAAGGTTTCCAACTCTTTGTTAGTTTCTTCGAGATATATGGCGGGAAAGTCTTCGATCTCCTTAATGATCGGAG AAAACTTTTCATGAGAGAAGATGGTAAACAACAGGTATGTATTGTAGGTTTGCAACAGTACAAGGTATTAGATGTCGAAACGATCAAAGAGTTAATCGAGAGAGGTAACGCGACTAGAAGTACCGGCACCACGGGAGCAAACGAAGAATCCTCGAGGTCGCATGCAATTCTTCAGCTTGCCATCAAGAGATCAGCTGATGGGAGTGAAAAGAAACCGGCTAAACTTGTGGGGAAGATTTCTTTTATCGACCTTGCTGGAAGCGAGCGCGGTGCTGATACGACTGATAACGACAAACAGACGAG AATGGAAGGAGCTGAAATTAATAAAAGTTTACTTGCTTTAAAAGAATGCATTAGAGCTCTTGATAATGATCAAGGACACATTCCTTTCAGAGGAAGTAAGCTGACTGAAGTTCTTAGAGATTCATTTGTCGGCGACTCGCGTACAGTTATGATATCATGTATTTCACCAAGCTCAGGGTCGTGTGAACATACCTTGAATACACTCAGATATGCTGATCG GGTGAAGAGCCTATCGAAAGGGAACAATGCAGCCAAGAAGGATTCGCTATCTTCATCTTCGAATCTTCGGGACTCGACCGCATTGCCCTTGGCTTCATCTTTACCAACTGATACCTTTGAGGACATCATACCTGATAACAAACCTCGATGGTCTGACCGGATTGAAAGAGATATGTCTCCTTTTAAAGTCGACCGTGTTGCTAGTGGAAGGGTAGAAGGAAATGTGTCCGTAACATATCCGGATTATTACATGGGCCAGAAAAGTGGTCTGAACCGACTGGCCGAGGATGATTTGGATCACTCTGAGGAGACTAATTCAGATGATGATCTAAATGCCCTGTTGAAG GAAGAGGAAGACCTCGTATCCGCTCATCGAAGGCAAGTGGAGCACACAATAGAGATTGTTCGAGAG GAGATGAATCTGCTAGCTGAAGCTGACCAACCAGGCAATCAGTTGGATAACTATATCTCTAAATTAAGTGCCATTCTTTCACACAAGGCTGCAGGCATTTTACAATTGCAGAACCGATTGGCTCGGTTCCAAAAGCGTTTAAACGAATACAACGTTTTAATATCTTCCGGCATTTGA
- the LOC107932823 gene encoding heat stress transcription factor C-1 has protein sequence MEAANCNDVVSPFVAKTYQMVNDPATDDLITWGKANNSFIVIDPLDFSHNILPFYFKHSNFTSFVRQLNTYGFRKVDSDKWEFANEWFLRGQKHLLKNVVRKKTGGNRCVRLKKGEVLDGGVDGDGEIVMEIARMKEEQKWLEEELKGMNERLETTERRPMQVVAFLRQVVEDPGFVSCLVLEKQRSRRIMLEKRRLKVVPPLAVSNNSVKSEGEGWHAVLISSSSSPSPSPEDSMVVLEGRDIVGQAMNNGCGTITSQSPVVVPRVNGNSTTVFSSGMNSLVGYGDGNGQLHYLGDMAEVAGGMVEARVSLPYPFSLFGGGF, from the exons ATGGAAGCTGCTAACTGTAACGACGTCGTTTCGCCCTTCGTCGCTAAAACTTACCAGATGGTCAACGATCCGGCGACCGACGATCTTATCACTTGGGGCAAAGCTAACAACAGTTTCATAGTCATCGACCCTTTAGATTTCTCTCACAATATTTTGCCTTTTTACTTCAAACATAGCAATTTTACTAGCTTCGTTCGCCAGCTTAATACTTAT GGTTTTAGGAAGGTTGATTCAGATAAGTGGGAATTTGCGAATGAATGGTTTCTTCGAGGTCAAAAGCATTTGTTGAAGAACGTGGTGAGGAAAAAAACTGGGGGAAATCGATGCGTGCGGTTGAAGAAAGGTGAGGTTTTAGATGGCGGCGTTGACGGCGACGGTGAAATTGTGATGGAGATAGCGAGGATGAAAGAGGAGCAGAAATGGTTGGAAGAAGAGTTGAAAGGGATGAACGAGCGATTGGAGACGACGGAGCGGCGGCCGATGCAGGTGGTGGCGTTTCTTCGCCAGGTCGTCGAGGATCCTGGTTTCGTTTCGTGTTTGGTGCTCGAAAAGCAGCGGAGTAGGCGAATTATGTTGGAGAAACGGCGGTTGAAGGTGGTGCCGCCACTGGCGGTTTCGAATAATTCGGTGAAATCTGAAGGTGAAGGATGGCATGCTGTATTGATTTCGTCTTCGTCATCGCCATCGCCGTCTCCGGAGGACTCCATGGTGGTGTTGGAGGGTAGAGATATCGTAGGACAAGCAATGAACAACGGTTGCGGTACGATAACAAGCCAATCGCCGGTGGTGGTGCCGCGGGTTAATGGAAACAGCACGACGGTGTTTTCATCGGGGATGAATAGTTTAGTAGGGTATGGTGATGGGAATGGGCAATTGCATTATTTAGGAGATATGGCGGAGGTGGCGGGAGGGATGGTGGAGGCGCGTGTTTCACTGCCTtatccattttcactatttggcGGTGGCTTTTAG